A DNA window from Pseudarthrobacter sp. W1I19 contains the following coding sequences:
- a CDS encoding aspartate/glutamate racemase family protein: MRILVANVNTTESMTDSIAAQARSIASPGTEIVGITPRFGADSCEGNFESYLAAIPVMDAVTRYPGPFDAVVQAGYGEHGREGLQELLDVPVVDITEAAASTAMFLGHKYSVVTTLDRTVPLIEDRLKLAGLDARCASVRASGMAVLELEEEPDRAVEAIISQAMLAVSQDKAEVIVLGCGGMAGLDEQIRQRAGVPVVDGVASAVAIAESLVRMRLSTSKVRTYAAPRPKTVIGWPLNSADVAASL; this comes from the coding sequence ATGCGCATACTCGTCGCCAACGTCAACACCACAGAGTCCATGACGGACTCCATCGCCGCCCAGGCGCGCAGCATCGCCTCGCCGGGAACGGAAATCGTCGGGATCACGCCGCGCTTCGGCGCCGACTCCTGCGAGGGGAACTTCGAAAGCTACCTTGCGGCCATCCCAGTCATGGATGCGGTGACCCGCTATCCCGGGCCGTTCGACGCCGTCGTCCAGGCCGGGTACGGCGAGCATGGCAGAGAGGGTCTCCAGGAACTGCTCGATGTCCCCGTGGTGGATATTACCGAGGCGGCAGCCAGCACCGCGATGTTCCTGGGCCACAAGTACTCGGTGGTGACCACCCTGGACCGGACCGTCCCGCTCATCGAGGACCGGCTCAAACTCGCCGGCCTGGACGCACGTTGCGCCTCAGTCCGTGCCAGCGGTATGGCCGTCCTGGAACTCGAGGAGGAACCGGACCGCGCCGTGGAGGCCATCATCAGCCAGGCAATGCTGGCGGTCAGCCAGGACAAGGCCGAGGTGATTGTGCTCGGCTGCGGCGGTATGGCCGGACTCGATGAACAGATCCGGCAGCGTGCGGGCGTGCCCGTGGTGGATGGCGTGGCGTCCGCTGTGGCCATCGCCGAGTCCCTGGTCCGCATGCGCCTGTCCACATCCAAAGTCCGGACCTACGCTGCACCCCGGCCCAAAACCGTCATAGGCTGGCCGCTGAACAGCGCGGACGTGGCGGCTTCCCTCTAG
- a CDS encoding SDR family oxidoreductase — protein sequence MDHPEAQGRVAVVTGAGSGIGRAVARLLLADGYAVALAGRREPQLVETADGHPHALAVTCDVTRPDDVEQLFEATRQKWGRVDLLFNNAGVFGPAASVDEISLADWEATVAVNLTGSMLCAAAAVRAMKAQDPRGGRIINNGSISAHSPRPRTVAYAVTKHAMTGLTKSIELDGRDFGITCGQIDIGNTATDIMDTIGVGAGALQADGSRRVEPTFPVEDAARAVLMMASMPPSASVGSVVITAAGMPFIGRG from the coding sequence TTGGACCATCCCGAGGCCCAGGGCCGCGTCGCTGTAGTCACTGGAGCAGGTTCCGGCATCGGCCGGGCGGTGGCGCGCCTTCTCCTGGCCGACGGCTACGCTGTGGCCCTCGCCGGTCGGCGGGAGCCGCAACTGGTGGAGACGGCGGACGGCCATCCCCATGCCCTTGCCGTCACCTGCGACGTGACCCGGCCCGACGACGTCGAGCAACTTTTCGAGGCCACGCGCCAGAAGTGGGGGCGCGTGGACCTGCTGTTCAACAACGCCGGGGTGTTCGGTCCTGCGGCCAGCGTGGATGAGATTTCGCTGGCCGACTGGGAGGCCACCGTGGCGGTGAACCTCACCGGCTCCATGCTGTGTGCCGCGGCAGCGGTCCGGGCCATGAAGGCCCAGGATCCCCGGGGCGGGCGGATCATCAACAACGGCTCCATTTCCGCGCACTCGCCCCGGCCCCGTACCGTGGCCTATGCCGTCACCAAGCATGCCATGACGGGTCTGACCAAAAGCATCGAACTGGACGGCCGGGACTTCGGGATCACCTGCGGGCAGATCGACATCGGCAACACGGCCACCGACATCATGGACACCATCGGAGTTGGGGCGGGCGCGCTCCAGGCCGACGGCAGCCGCCGGGTGGAGCCCACATTTCCTGTGGAGGATGCGGCCCGCGCCGTCCTGATGATGGCCAGCATGCCGCCCTCGGCAAGCGTTGGGTCCGTGGTGATCACCGCAGCCGGCATGCCGTTCATCGGCCGCGGCTGA
- a CDS encoding PadR family transcriptional regulator, whose translation MGKQMTEMLKGTLEGIVLAILGGQPAYGYEITARLRDQGFTDIAEGTIYALLVRIEQRGLVDVEKVPSEKGPPRKVYSLNALGSGYLEEFWKTWSFLAERIEHLHIGHPQEQGEK comes from the coding sequence ATGGGCAAGCAAATGACCGAGATGCTCAAGGGGACGCTGGAGGGCATAGTCCTCGCGATCCTCGGCGGGCAGCCGGCCTACGGCTACGAGATCACGGCGCGGCTGCGCGACCAGGGCTTCACCGACATCGCCGAAGGCACCATCTACGCGCTGCTGGTCAGGATCGAGCAGCGCGGCCTGGTCGACGTCGAAAAGGTCCCGTCAGAGAAGGGGCCGCCGCGCAAGGTCTACTCGCTGAACGCACTGGGCAGCGGATACCTCGAAGAGTTCTGGAAGACGTGGAGCTTCCTGGCGGAACGGATCGAACACCTCCACATCGGGCACCCGCAGGAACAAGGAGAGAAGTAA
- a CDS encoding NCS1 family nucleobase:cation symporter-1, giving the protein MQTPPPAGVDAAPDLTTASGPSAHAAVGIDALCESASAASGQAISPTLYNADLAPTKRACRSWSGYSIFTLWANDVHSLGNYAFAIGLFALGLGGWQILLALGIGAALLFGLLTLSGFMGVKTGVPFPVMSRISFGIRGAQIASLLRGAVAVAWFGIQTYLASVVFRVMLVAMFPSLAELDKNSILGLSTLGWIAFVILWIVQLVIVSFGMEMIRKYEAFAGPVILATMAAIAVWIFIEAGGAIAWSSDNALEGPQMWLTIFAGGALWVSIYGTFVLNFCDFTRSAVSKKAIVRGNFWGIPINMLVFGAIVVVLAGGQFKINGTIIESPSDIVQTIPNTLFLVLACLALLILTIAVNLMANFVAPVYALTNLFPKHLNFRKAAMVSGVIGLVILPWNLYNNPLVIVYFLGGLGALLGPLFGVVMADYWLIRRGKVNVPQLYTASPDGAYHYKNGVNPRAIIALVPAAVVALLIAFVPALAPAAPFAWFFAAGIAAVVYFFIADRSQRLEDRDGETIAVASTH; this is encoded by the coding sequence ATGCAGACACCTCCACCGGCGGGCGTTGATGCGGCTCCTGACCTGACAACGGCGTCAGGTCCGTCCGCCCACGCAGCAGTGGGCATTGACGCCCTGTGCGAATCAGCGAGCGCGGCATCAGGCCAAGCCATCAGCCCCACCCTTTACAACGCAGATCTTGCCCCCACCAAGCGCGCCTGCCGCAGCTGGTCCGGCTACAGCATCTTTACGCTGTGGGCCAACGACGTCCACAGCCTTGGAAACTACGCCTTCGCCATCGGGCTCTTCGCCTTGGGCCTCGGTGGCTGGCAGATCCTGCTGGCCCTGGGCATCGGCGCCGCGCTCCTCTTCGGACTCCTGACCCTGTCCGGGTTCATGGGCGTCAAAACCGGCGTTCCCTTCCCCGTGATGAGCCGGATCAGCTTCGGCATCCGCGGCGCCCAGATCGCCAGCCTCCTGCGCGGCGCCGTGGCCGTGGCCTGGTTCGGCATCCAGACCTACCTTGCCTCCGTGGTTTTCCGCGTGATGCTCGTGGCCATGTTCCCCTCCCTGGCGGAGCTGGACAAGAATTCCATCCTGGGACTGTCCACCCTCGGCTGGATAGCTTTCGTGATCCTCTGGATCGTCCAGCTGGTCATCGTCAGCTTCGGCATGGAGATGATCCGCAAGTACGAGGCTTTCGCGGGCCCCGTCATCCTGGCGACCATGGCGGCCATCGCCGTCTGGATCTTCATCGAAGCCGGCGGGGCCATCGCCTGGTCCTCGGACAATGCCCTGGAAGGGCCGCAGATGTGGCTTACCATCTTCGCCGGCGGCGCGCTCTGGGTCTCGATCTACGGCACCTTCGTCCTGAACTTCTGCGACTTCACCCGCTCCGCCGTCTCGAAAAAGGCGATTGTTCGCGGCAACTTCTGGGGCATCCCCATCAACATGCTCGTCTTCGGCGCCATTGTGGTGGTTCTGGCCGGCGGACAGTTCAAGATCAACGGCACCATCATCGAGAGCCCATCGGACATCGTCCAGACCATCCCCAACACGCTGTTCCTGGTGCTGGCCTGCCTGGCACTGCTGATCCTGACCATCGCGGTCAACCTCATGGCCAACTTCGTGGCCCCGGTCTATGCCCTGACCAATCTCTTTCCCAAGCACCTGAACTTCCGCAAGGCAGCCATGGTCAGCGGCGTTATTGGCCTGGTGATCCTGCCCTGGAACCTTTACAACAACCCCTTGGTGATCGTGTACTTCCTGGGCGGCCTCGGTGCCCTGCTCGGCCCGCTGTTCGGCGTGGTGATGGCTGACTACTGGCTGATCCGCCGCGGCAAGGTCAATGTGCCCCAGCTGTACACCGCCTCCCCGGACGGTGCCTACCACTACAAAAACGGCGTCAATCCCCGGGCGATCATCGCCCTGGTGCCCGCCGCCGTCGTCGCGCTTCTCATAGCGTTCGTCCCGGCACTGGCGCCGGCAGCACCGTTCGCCTGGTTCTTCGCCGCCGGCATCGCAGCTGTGGTCTATTTCTTCATCGCGGACCGCTCGCAGCGGCTGGAAGACCGCGACGGCGAAACCATCGCCGTCGCCAGCACCCACTAA
- a CDS encoding DUF1048 domain-containing protein, whose amino-acid sequence MAAKWIEALTGSLEQKKQFKQYKARVEALPEPYRAAAKAFERYFMYYGGVTDGDTLVRMFGDFADLWERAAVDGTPVADIVGDDPVEFAETFTQAYGGTRWIDKERARLTKAIDAAAGRSGKEVEHDH is encoded by the coding sequence ATGGCCGCAAAATGGATCGAAGCACTCACCGGCTCGCTCGAGCAGAAGAAGCAGTTCAAGCAGTACAAGGCCCGCGTGGAGGCGCTCCCCGAGCCGTACCGTGCCGCCGCAAAAGCATTCGAACGGTACTTCATGTACTACGGCGGAGTGACCGACGGCGACACTCTGGTCAGGATGTTCGGCGACTTTGCCGACCTGTGGGAACGTGCCGCGGTCGACGGGACGCCGGTGGCCGACATCGTTGGCGATGACCCGGTGGAGTTCGCCGAGACGTTCACCCAGGCCTATGGCGGCACGCGCTGGATCGACAAGGAGCGGGCCCGCCTCACGAAGGCCATCGACGCCGCCGCCGGCCGCAGTGGAAAGGAGGTGGAGCATGACCATTGA